TGATGATGGCCCTTCAGAAGGAGTTAGCAGAGATGAAGAAGGCGCACGAGGAGGCCGCTAAGAAGAATGAGGAGGAAATCAAAAACCtccaagaagaaaataaacGAATGAAGAAGCTGGTCGAAGGGGTGCCGTCCCTCGCCATGACCAACCAGGCCGGCAAGTCCTATGCCACCGGTGCCGGCCTTCAGGCCGAGAAAGAGATGAAAAATGACTTTACTCTGGAGATGGATGGGGAGTCCCATTCTAGCAAAACAGCCAACACTATCGGCATGGCGGGCTCGGATCGGCGTCATCCCTTTACTGACCGCGTCATGGATACCCCCCTGCCAGACAAATGGAAAGGCTTCAACAGGGATCAGTACGATGGGACGACCGACCCCGACGAGCACGTCGACGCATACACAACACACATGAGCCTGTACACCACGGACGACGCGGTCTTTTGCCGAGTCTTCCCCACCTCCCTAAAGGGAGGCGCTCTGAGCTGGTTCACCAAACTCCCTGCGAATTCGATAGATTGTTTCGAGACCCTGATAGCAAAATTCGATGTCCAGTTCGCAACAAGCCGCCCCCACCATCTAACATCCATAACGCTGGTCGGCATTCGCCAAGAgaagggagagtccctcagaacGTTCATCGATCGGTTCAGCAAGACCGCTATGAGCATTCGCAACCTCAGCCCCGAGGTGGCaatgcaccacatgctgaccGCCCTTAGACCCGGTCTGTTTGCCGATAGCCTGTGTATGCAGCCTACAACCAACCTCGATGACCTTAGACGCCGAGCGGCGAAATTCATGCAGCTAGAGGAACTTCGCGAATTCAAGAACAACGCCCGGGCCGAGGCAAGTGGAGAAAAGAAGGAGGACAGGGAACGACAAGGAAGGTCACGAACTGGCCGAGACCACAAAAGGGACAACCGAGGACCCCGCTTCTCCCGCTACACGCCTCTGAACGCGGATAGGAGCAAAATTTTGCAAGAGGCCCTAAGGACCGAGTTGATACCACCACCCCGAAGGGCCTTGAGTCCAGAAAATGCCGATCGCAGCAAAAGGTGTCGGTACCACAAGAATACCAGCCACTCCACCGAGGAATGCCAAACCCTGAAAGACAAAATAGAAGAGCTCATTTAGGTCGGGCACCTCAGACGCTTTGTGCGTGGTACCCGGGAAGCGCATCGCTCCCCATGCAAAGAGCAAACGCCTAGGAGAAGAGACCGAACCCCCCCAGGTCCACGAGAAGGTGATAGGTGCGGAGACCGACAGGGACGAAGAGACGACCCCCCACAAGCAGACACTCGTAGGGGCCGAGAGGTAATCAACACCATAGCCGGAGGGTTCGCTGGCGGAGGCAGTTCCAACAGCGCACGCAAGAAGCACCTGCGGGCCGTCCACCAGGTAAACCTCGTCTCCGCCCGGCCGAGGATGCCACCAATTACGTTCACAGATGAAGATTTCAAGGGGATAGACCCAACACAAGACAACCCAATGATGATATAAGTCGATATCGACAACTTTACAATCAAGAAAACCCttgtggaccaaggaagttcggtcgACATATTATACTCGAAGACCTTCAAAGCCATGAGAATCCCAGAGGAGGAAATGATGCCCTACAACGATCACGTGGTCGGTTTTTCTGGGGAACGCGTAGGAACGAAGGGTTACATagatgatgtgaatgcaatagcaagaatacatgattctttgacattcttaggaacaacttgagttggtcatgaattggcactttaattagaattggatcaaggttctaattcaagaactcaccaagactttgcaccgaaccaaagctcacatggaagtccatgttttgccaaattgaatcaaacaacaagaatGGAAGAAAACAGAATTGATTACAGCCAATTATAGGAAACAGCCGCACAGAATTGAAAATACAGCTGAAAATACCGAATGGAATTGAAGAACAAGTAAACTAAAACATgaacatgaagaagaaacaaagcttgagaatagaaaacttatggagatggaagagtaGGTgattgatcacgccacttagagtgtggatactccaagattagtgtgttgccgccacttgaggttcaccatagacacccaagataagacttgatgaaggcaccaaagctcttccaatttctctctcaaattgagtagagttttcttacttcaaattccaaatctgatttgtacaagccaagcacctttatttatagcctataaggtgctgaaatgcaaaacTAATCAAATGCAAATGTGCCCCTAAATGACATGTAatttcggcgccaactagtgcatgaaggaagtgtgactttccttcctagtttggcacctcctaactcatatctacactccccctagcatcccttactaagttcacacccccctaagcttctactatttctaaactacaactaaggatgcttttacaaaagaggtttcttatgtttccctctaagcaccttcctaaagactattctatatattttctacttaaagagagatattcaaaatgaagcctattatttgagagtttgtagacttctttatctttaggcttgatcttctctttgacttcttttaatttgtgagaagactagaaggaagaacttcaaatgtgtaggtgaaaatcctcttccttcattaataaaatcctctcctattgGATATCCATCAATAGAGCTATACACAACGTTCGGCCTTgaagatgatggaagaggcccaaacccatgatagaaaaagcccaagcccaagcccaaatacaagttcaagcttcaactcaagcccaacaaatagaagatatgggcaaactaagcatgattggatgtctttcttttgtaattacttttgagtatttttagtagaacataaagggaggtgtagatataaatataagaggtgcaaatgtataaagctaagtcacaccttccatgtgacacataagaaggtgtaggtatagatttaggaggtgccaaaaatagaaaccaagtcacacttcccttgtgactaggaattggctccaaattccaatgcttctcatttgaatttccctccactttctttttaatttccagccccctaaacactataaataagagggcttggctcatgtattttcaagattaatgagagtaatgttatgctgccaacattgtgccatacattgcttttgcctagtttctaggacctaatcttcatcttcatcacctaccatagggctggtcgaacctccctttttccatacacatcatgcaccttcaagatcaccatagctcctaggaggatcttgcacatctcaatccatggcttccgcaccatttttcacatgattccgagaagagctccatgactttgccatcatttggtatcagagctcttctcggaatcatgtgaaaaatggtgcggaagccatggattgagatgtgcaagatcctcctaggagctatggtaaaaatactcaaaagtaattacaaaagaaagacatccaatgatgcttagttttcccatatcttctatttgttgggcttgagttgaagcttgaacttgtatttgggcttgggcttgggcttttttctatcatgggcttatgcctcttccatcatcccctccctcttaaaaaggatttgtcctcaaatccaatgcttcttcttcatcatcattatgtggatgtatgtggctggatggtttccatcatcccctccttcttgagaggatctgtcctcagatctacaggtttgatctcgaacaacaaccttattcctattttgaaaactaggctcgtcctccaggatcaaatgtccatctctgtgagtcatcaaacaaatcaaatgtgttagtttgagcagttgtgtaaacattaattttaggaagttgccattctttttgtttttctattgtttttggcaacttctcataatatttctctatttgttgttgtatttgttcttgaatcctctcatgcattttcttaaaaaaatcatcttttgtaactccttccttatgcacaaaggtatgtggattaggaaggggtaataaatctaaaggagaaagaggattaagtccatatacaacttcaaatgggaaaatattggtagttttgtgaactacactatggtatgtatgctcatctctagaattgtgtttgtcctttatgattattctagtctttgaacctcttttctcattggggacaaaagttttccttttaaaagcgctagagttttatcaactctaatttgacccatgagttctccttcatgaagactttctctcttatgtgtaaagatagtctcgttgttacaaccattgtttatgagaatttgtacacttgacaatggttgtctcaataagacatgacaagtttctttaggcactacctcacataaaaatttgtttttgtagatgcttatagataacttgacattcaattggtgatatcctagcacatatgagaaataatctactttatctttatctatgcaagcttcttttaaagactcttcttttttgcttatgcttgcaagtattcctttacaaaaggtaaggctttgaggttgttcaacaagacacatattttcaaaggtatttttaaatcttttgtcttgttgaatgaccttgtgggaaggaacactcttctcccatgccttttgtttctcaagggtcttctcatgcttttctttttctttttctttttctatagcttccctttcgacttcctctcttttcttttgtatttttctttgctttctttctttatgggaagcaaacaatttttctacccttgtttcccaatctaggcaagcttctatattttcttttccatggaaatggggttggtctaccctaacctctcttgggttttctttttcttttctatctcttctatgtcttctagggggtgcttgataataatcatttattctaaggcttccctccccaaaagaatcatgatctttagagatagatgcatgagaaggtaatttttttaaaatgtgagacttctcatcctttgctttagtcaattcattagttttagcctcattctctaattgtttagatgaaattgattgcatatccttggaaagttgtttcaaaagagatttcaaggatttcacctcacttttaagagatttagaggagtgagaagacatgactaaagctttgtgtatacaagtattttaccttgagaaaatttaggaaagtcaaagaaggtagttttccaggtaagggaggtgagtcacaatggactacttaaataccaagcctttgccttagccaaaaactatccctcaatgtcttcaca
The sequence above is a segment of the Phaseolus vulgaris cultivar G19833 chromosome 2, P. vulgaris v2.0, whole genome shotgun sequence genome. Coding sequences within it:
- the LOC137808982 gene encoding uncharacterized protein; its protein translation is MALQKELAEMKKAHEEAAKKNEEEIKNLQEENKRMKKLVEGVPSLAMTNQAGKSYATGAGLQAEKEMKNDFTLEMDGESHSSKTANTIGMAGSDRRHPFTDRVMDTPLPDKWKGFNRDQYDGTTDPDEHVDAYTTHMSLYTTDDAVFCRVFPTSLKGGALSWFTKLPANSIDCFETLIAKFDVQFATSRPHHLTSITLVGIRQEKGESLRTFIDRFSKTAMSIRNLSPEVAMHHMLTALRPGLFADSLCMQPTTNLDDLRRRAAKFMQLEELREFKNNARAEASGEKKEDRERQGRSRTGRDHKRDNRGPRFSRYTPLNADRSKILQEALRTELIPPPRRALSPENADRSKRCRYHKNTSHSTEECQTLKDKIEELI